One Paraburkholderia kururiensis DNA window includes the following coding sequences:
- a CDS encoding DUF3304 domain-containing protein — MQNWITDDPKHFLRSMKTATQLHAEDFITCTTCEQQPWFSFFFDGTGNNRDIGESWQTHANITRWMTRVFMTMMLCVLTACATGQSGGYVDVSAWGANYTEDYIQDFSIQTVDGKRSGIGGANVAEFSKGGAGGSECCSLIPGVDQTIKIVWRVGGPQDDKSQWKTYSRDVVVIGKMPGDTKDHSVLIVRFFPNHEVEAEVFPGDGSFGPSNPRMDKLFFVGPRVMRHMGE; from the coding sequence ATGCAGAACTGGATAACCGACGATCCGAAGCACTTTCTGCGGTCAATGAAGACGGCGACACAGTTGCATGCGGAAGACTTCATAACCTGCACGACGTGCGAACAGCAGCCATGGTTCAGCTTCTTTTTCGATGGCACGGGGAATAACCGTGACATTGGCGAATCGTGGCAGACGCACGCCAATATCACGCGGTGGATGACACGTGTGTTCATGACGATGATGCTGTGCGTGCTGACCGCCTGTGCGACAGGTCAGTCAGGCGGCTATGTCGATGTCTCGGCATGGGGCGCGAACTACACCGAGGACTATATTCAGGACTTCTCGATTCAGACTGTGGATGGAAAGAGGTCAGGAATCGGCGGCGCCAATGTGGCTGAATTTTCAAAGGGAGGTGCGGGCGGCTCCGAATGCTGTTCGCTAATTCCGGGCGTAGACCAGACGATCAAGATCGTGTGGCGCGTCGGTGGACCTCAGGACGACAAGTCGCAGTGGAAAACGTATAGCCGCGATGTTGTGGTAATTGGAAAAATGCCGGGGGACACGAAAGACCATAGTGTTCTGATAGTTCGTTTCTTCCCGAATCATGAAGTTGAAGCAGAGGTCTTTCCTGGCGACGGCAGCTTTGGCCCCTCAAATCCCCGCATGGACAAACTGTTTTTCGTTGGACCGCGCGTGATGCGCCACATGGGAGAATGA
- a CDS encoding DUF3304 domain-containing protein, with protein MQDWITDDPMHFLRSMKAATQLHAEEFMTCTTCEQQPWFSFFFDGTENNRDIGESWQMHTNITRWMTRVFMTMTLCVLAACATGQPRGYVDVSAWGANYTEDYIQDFWIQTDEGKDTGVGGVLVSEFSRGGTSGHICCSLMPGVGKTIKVVWRVGGRQDDKSQWKTYSRDVVVKGAMPTKKDAYNILMVRFFSDHQVEVEVIPDRGEPGDAASPRVDKLFYGQRVMRHMGE; from the coding sequence ATGCAGGACTGGATAACCGATGATCCGATGCACTTCCTGCGGTCGATGAAAGCAGCCACGCAGTTGCATGCGGAAGAGTTCATGACCTGCACGACGTGCGAACAGCAGCCGTGGTTCAGTTTCTTTTTCGATGGCACGGAGAATAACCGTGACATTGGCGAATCGTGGCAGATGCACACCAATATCACGCGGTGGATGACACGTGTGTTCATGACGATGACGCTGTGCGTGCTGGCAGCCTGTGCGACAGGTCAGCCACGCGGTTATGTGGATGTTTCGGCGTGGGGCGCGAACTACACCGAGGACTATATTCAGGACTTCTGGATTCAGACCGACGAGGGTAAGGATACTGGAGTGGGTGGAGTCTTGGTGTCGGAGTTCTCGCGAGGTGGAACGAGCGGACATATTTGTTGTTCCTTGATGCCCGGAGTCGGCAAGACGATCAAGGTAGTGTGGCGCGTCGGTGGACGTCAGGACGACAAGTCACAGTGGAAAACGTATAGCCGCGATGTTGTGGTGAAAGGTGCGATGCCAACCAAGAAAGATGCCTACAACATCCTGATGGTCAGATTTTTTTCCGATCATCAGGTGGAAGTTGAAGTGATCCCGGACCGGGGGGAACCAGGCGATGCCGCGAGTCCGCGTGTCGATAAACTGTTTTACGGTCAGCGTGTGATGCGCCACATGGGAGAATAA
- a CDS encoding T6SS phospholipase effector Tle1-like catalytic domain-containing protein, translating into MQDWITDDPMHFLRSMKTATQLHAEEFMICTTCEQQPWFSFFFDGTGNNLAIDEPKQKLSNIARLYKGHIADELPLIVPLYYPGVGTPLDASDPGWWERVRDSEMLGGGAGAGSDVRLDKAEKEFSENLKYNHKVSRIDIAVFGFSRGATLARAFVNRLLKKCSFKDGVAHWPCPTAVDGESAPLHFRFLGVFDTVESVGLPAHNLSDLRLEVPEQVERCVHFVSGHELRACFPLTPVRGSTAFYEETVLPGVHSDVGGGYRPEEQARSDLLARIALNRMRLDAAISGVPFIAPKLASKEISALFEYDEDVKALFDEYMRTVNATGTLEQQVFAHMRLFYGWLKVRFNQRPADIYKNVRSADPEIQAQLERIRQFHEQMKIDADTMNWRAYLTQLWKKDRSEYNRVVETAGGGDSPFNKPLSEEQQAYWDAWLNPPELSANMVRFFDQYVHDSRAGFLRIDSSGYLRARQIIDVEGSRATATESGTRPTHVAPAEGSPQVALSGA; encoded by the coding sequence ATGCAAGACTGGATAACCGACGATCCGATGCACTTCCTGCGGTCGATGAAGACGGCAACACAGTTGCACGCTGAAGAGTTCATGATCTGCACGACGTGCGAACAGCAGCCGTGGTTCAGTTTCTTTTTCGACGGTACGGGGAATAATCTCGCTATTGACGAGCCCAAACAGAAGCTTTCCAATATCGCTCGTCTGTACAAAGGCCATATCGCTGATGAGTTGCCGCTGATTGTTCCACTCTACTATCCTGGCGTGGGCACACCGCTCGATGCTAGCGATCCAGGCTGGTGGGAAAGGGTCCGCGATAGCGAAATGTTGGGGGGCGGAGCCGGGGCGGGCAGCGATGTGCGCTTGGACAAGGCTGAGAAGGAGTTTTCGGAAAACCTGAAATACAACCACAAGGTCAGCCGCATCGACATCGCCGTATTCGGCTTCTCACGTGGCGCAACACTCGCGCGCGCATTCGTGAACCGTCTGCTGAAGAAATGCTCTTTTAAGGATGGCGTAGCACACTGGCCCTGTCCGACAGCAGTGGATGGCGAATCCGCGCCGCTGCATTTTCGCTTCCTTGGCGTCTTCGACACGGTCGAATCGGTTGGCCTGCCCGCCCACAATCTTTCCGATCTGCGCTTGGAGGTGCCCGAGCAGGTCGAGCGGTGCGTGCATTTCGTCTCCGGCCATGAACTGCGTGCCTGCTTTCCCCTGACACCCGTGCGCGGCAGTACCGCGTTCTACGAGGAGACCGTTCTGCCGGGCGTGCATTCCGACGTTGGCGGCGGATACCGCCCTGAAGAACAGGCGCGCTCCGATTTGTTGGCACGTATCGCCCTGAACCGCATGCGCCTTGATGCGGCAATCAGCGGCGTGCCGTTCATCGCGCCGAAACTCGCCAGCAAGGAAATAAGCGCGCTGTTCGAGTACGACGAGGACGTAAAGGCGCTGTTCGATGAATACATGCGTACCGTGAACGCGACCGGCACGCTGGAACAGCAGGTCTTCGCGCACATGCGCCTGTTCTATGGCTGGCTGAAGGTCCGATTCAACCAGCGACCGGCCGACATCTACAAGAATGTGCGCTCGGCCGATCCAGAGATACAGGCGCAGCTTGAGCGGATTCGGCAATTCCACGAGCAGATGAAGATCGACGCGGACACCATGAACTGGCGCGCCTATCTCACGCAGTTGTGGAAGAAGGATCGCAGCGAATACAACCGTGTGGTGGAAACGGCTGGCGGTGGCGACTCTCCTTTCAACAAGCCGCTGTCCGAAGAGCAGCAGGCCTACTGGGACGCGTGGCTGAACCCGCCGGAGCTTTCGGCCAACATGGTCCGCTTCTTCGACCAGTACGTGCACGACTCTCGCGCAGGGTTCCTCCGGATCGACAGCAGCGGGTATCTGCGTGCGCGTCAGATCATCGACGTGGAGGGCAGTCGCGCAACTGCAACTGAATCTGGCACCAGGCCGACACACGTTGCTCCCGCCGAAGGCTCCCCGCAGGTTGCGCTTTCCGGGGCGTGA
- a CDS encoding M20 aminoacylase family protein, giving the protein MNQATRLTEVADLQPAGQALREIRHHIHRHPELAYEEVQTADLVAQRLEAWGWQVTRGVGKTGVVGTLKVGDGVGNSARSIGIRADMDALPIVEETGLPYASATPGKMHACGHDGHTTMLLGAAQHLAATRRFSGTVHLYFQPAEESGVDSGAKKMIEDGLFERFPCDAVFGVHNHPGAEPGVFLFRKGPFMSAGDKAVIVIEGVGGHAARPHLTVDPVVVAASIVMALQTIVARNVDPAQPAVVTVGSMHAGTANNVIASTARLELSVRSFSADVRALLKKRIAELAQAQAESYGAKATVEYIEGYPVVINSEAETEFAIEVARELVGHDKVVAQADLLMGSEDFAFMLQKRPGTFLRIGNGVGEDGCMVHNPHYDFNDTNLPVGAAFWARLVERYLGQR; this is encoded by the coding sequence ATGAACCAGGCCACACGCCTTACCGAAGTCGCCGACCTGCAGCCCGCCGGGCAGGCGCTGCGCGAAATCCGCCATCACATCCACCGCCATCCCGAACTGGCCTACGAGGAAGTCCAGACCGCCGACCTCGTGGCCCAACGGCTCGAAGCGTGGGGCTGGCAGGTGACGCGCGGCGTCGGCAAGACCGGCGTGGTGGGCACGCTGAAGGTAGGCGACGGGGTAGGCAACAGCGCGCGCAGCATCGGCATTCGCGCAGACATGGACGCGCTGCCCATCGTCGAAGAGACCGGCTTGCCGTACGCGAGCGCCACGCCCGGCAAGATGCATGCGTGCGGCCACGACGGCCACACCACCATGCTGCTGGGCGCCGCGCAGCATCTGGCGGCGACGCGCCGGTTCTCGGGCACGGTGCATCTGTATTTCCAGCCGGCCGAGGAAAGCGGCGTCGATAGCGGCGCGAAAAAGATGATCGAAGATGGTCTCTTCGAGCGCTTTCCGTGCGACGCCGTGTTCGGCGTGCACAACCATCCGGGCGCGGAGCCCGGCGTGTTCCTGTTCCGCAAGGGCCCGTTCATGTCGGCGGGCGACAAGGCCGTGATCGTGATCGAGGGCGTGGGCGGTCACGCCGCGCGCCCGCATCTGACGGTGGACCCGGTGGTGGTGGCAGCCAGCATCGTGATGGCGCTGCAAACCATCGTCGCGCGCAACGTGGACCCGGCGCAGCCCGCGGTGGTTACGGTGGGCTCGATGCATGCGGGTACCGCGAACAACGTGATCGCGAGCACCGCGCGGCTCGAATTGAGCGTGCGTTCGTTCAGCGCCGACGTGCGCGCGCTGCTGAAAAAGCGCATCGCCGAACTGGCGCAGGCGCAGGCCGAGAGCTACGGCGCGAAGGCGACGGTGGAGTACATCGAAGGCTATCCGGTGGTGATCAATTCCGAGGCCGAGACCGAGTTCGCCATCGAAGTGGCGCGCGAACTCGTGGGCCACGACAAGGTGGTGGCGCAGGCCGACCTGCTGATGGGCAGCGAAGACTTCGCCTTCATGCTCCAGAAGCGGCCCGGCACGTTTCTGCGCATCGGCAACGGCGTGGGCGAAGACGGCTGCATGGTGCACAACCCGCACTACGACTTCAACGACACCAACCTGCCGGTGGGCGCAGCGTTCTGGGCGCGGCTCGTCGAACGTTATCTGGGGCAGCGATGA
- a CDS encoding PAAR domain-containing protein produces the protein MNIRHDIRDGDTTTANGRVIATVRNDIIDGRAAAYEGDPVWCPKCSTTGKIVCVGERLLEQGPDGRKSALSGDWCLCECRPSPLLVASQNRSAARA, from the coding sequence ATGAATATTCGCCACGACATCCGCGACGGCGATACCACGACCGCGAACGGGCGCGTAATCGCGACGGTGCGCAACGACATCATCGACGGCAGGGCAGCAGCGTATGAGGGCGATCCGGTTTGGTGCCCGAAGTGCAGTACCACGGGAAAAATTGTCTGTGTGGGCGAGCGCCTGCTGGAGCAGGGGCCAGACGGCAGGAAGTCTGCGCTCAGCGGCGACTGGTGCCTGTGTGAGTGCCGCCCGAGCCCGCTGCTGGTCGCATCGCAGAACCGTTCCGCCGCCCGAGCATAG
- a CDS encoding DUF3304 domain-containing protein, whose protein sequence is MRMIVRMFIVWTLGMLAACATGQPRGYVDASAWSANYTEDYIPRFWIQTVDGKDTGLAGVQVQEFSRGGKGGRECCSLISGVDQTIKIVWRVGGRQDDESQWKTYSRDVVVKGAMPTRKDAYNILMVRFFSDHQVEVEVIPDRGEPGDAASPRVDKLFYSQRVMRHMGE, encoded by the coding sequence ATGAGGATGATTGTGCGCATGTTCATTGTATGGACGCTGGGCATGCTAGCCGCCTGTGCGACAGGTCAGCCACGTGGCTATGTCGATGCTTCTGCGTGGAGTGCGAACTACACCGAGGACTATATTCCTCGCTTCTGGATTCAGACCGTTGATGGCAAGGATACCGGGTTGGCGGGTGTTCAGGTTCAGGAGTTCTCACGAGGCGGTAAAGGTGGTCGCGAATGCTGTTCGCTAATTTCGGGCGTAGACCAGACGATCAAGATCGTGTGGCGCGTCGGTGGACGTCAGGACGATGAGTCCCAGTGGAAAACGTATAGCCGTGATGTTGTGGTGAAAGGTGCGATGCCAACTAGGAAGGATGCCTACAACATCCTGATGGTCAGATTTTTTTCCGATCATCAGGTAGAAGTTGAAGTGATCCCTGACCGGGGAGAACCCGGCGATGCCGCGAGTCCACGCGTTGATAAACTGTTTTACAGCCAGCGTGTGATGCGTCACATGGGAGAATAA
- a CDS encoding IclR family transcriptional regulator translates to MSPAPDDLTPVPDTAAQAPDKPGDSYVQSFARGLSVIRAFNAQRPEQTLTEVAAATGLTRAGARRILLTLQTLGYVETEGRLFRLTPKILDLGFAYLTSMPFWNLAEPVMEELSAEVHESCSAAVLDRTEIVYVLRVPTHKIMTINLSIGSRLPAYCTSMGRVLLSALDDAALDATLAASPLQTHTTRTVTDKDELKKIIAQVRRQGWAIVDQELEGGLISLSAPIRNRQGRVIAAMNISGNAQRTSAKQMVKAFLEPLQQAAQRVSQMVAVRG, encoded by the coding sequence ATGAGCCCAGCCCCCGACGACCTCACGCCCGTTCCCGACACCGCCGCCCAGGCGCCCGACAAACCCGGCGATTCGTACGTGCAGTCGTTCGCGCGCGGTCTTTCCGTGATCCGCGCGTTCAATGCCCAGCGGCCCGAGCAGACGCTGACCGAGGTCGCCGCCGCCACGGGTCTCACGCGCGCGGGCGCGCGGCGCATCCTGCTCACGCTGCAAACGCTCGGGTACGTGGAAACCGAAGGGCGGCTGTTCCGGCTCACGCCGAAGATTCTCGACCTCGGCTTCGCCTATCTGACCTCCATGCCGTTCTGGAACCTTGCCGAGCCGGTCATGGAGGAACTGTCGGCCGAGGTTCACGAGAGCTGCTCGGCGGCCGTGCTGGACCGGACCGAAATCGTCTACGTGCTGCGCGTGCCCACGCACAAGATCATGACGATCAATCTGTCGATCGGCAGCCGGCTGCCAGCGTATTGCACGTCGATGGGCCGCGTGCTGCTTTCCGCGCTGGACGACGCCGCGCTCGATGCCACCCTCGCCGCGTCGCCGCTCCAGACCCACACGACGCGCACCGTCACGGACAAGGACGAGCTGAAGAAAATCATCGCGCAGGTGCGCCGCCAGGGCTGGGCCATCGTGGACCAGGAACTGGAAGGCGGCCTGATCTCGCTTTCCGCGCCCATCCGCAACCGCCAGGGACGCGTCATTGCCGCCATGAACATCAGCGGCAACGCGCAGCGCACCTCGGCAAAGCAGATGGTGAAGGCTTTTCTGGAGCCGCTTCAGCAGGCCGCGCAACGCGTGTCGCAGATGGTCGCGGTGCGCGGCTGA
- a CDS encoding DUF4123 domain-containing protein gives MVFKQDDPLLDRFRDQYAAYRATHPRAQLYALLDVASMVPNWQHFLADTIRAMPRVPLYGNTGLDDLATTGPFLIVCPPPEGDEPLRAYRSLLGLARRDSRFVSWLWATHEVEPLVDHLQTLLHAKLGTAGEDAWFFFHQPAYLPVLHRTLPCETRRYVFGPCLSWWCLDYRSELVELPGENLPIPTAWDALPVPDEVVDALHRAGAPVQVRAWLQRARPDVLDQRLDANDQLQQITPLVEQAFGYGVTEKTDQGVYVAAGLLYGRQYDDHPALQAVLAQFRGGKTALIDAYAALGDGVWNEVAATARQRAAEVAAEAHQAKLREYGHATMRVRIVNDTPSHKRKIEIESTRDLFTTSASLGDIDPNGFEPTRRIVAAARMPVPGTRVTVKWIGPMGENSDDALVAGELPRAEGEGLAVVTFARDWRVYVRMYAEEPKPKARQW, from the coding sequence ATGGTATTCAAACAGGACGATCCCCTGCTGGATCGCTTTCGCGATCAGTACGCCGCGTACAGGGCCACTCACCCGCGCGCGCAACTCTATGCGCTGCTCGACGTCGCGTCCATGGTGCCCAACTGGCAGCACTTTCTGGCGGACACGATCCGGGCGATGCCGCGTGTGCCCCTGTACGGCAATACCGGTCTGGACGATCTGGCGACAACGGGACCGTTCCTGATCGTGTGTCCTCCCCCTGAAGGGGACGAGCCGTTGCGCGCGTACCGTTCACTTCTTGGGCTCGCCAGGCGCGACAGCCGGTTCGTGTCGTGGCTATGGGCAACGCACGAGGTCGAACCGCTCGTTGACCACTTGCAGACGCTGCTGCACGCGAAACTCGGAACGGCGGGCGAAGACGCGTGGTTCTTCTTTCACCAGCCGGCCTACCTGCCCGTACTGCACCGGACGTTACCCTGCGAAACGCGTCGCTACGTGTTCGGCCCATGCCTCTCGTGGTGGTGTCTGGACTATCGCAGCGAACTCGTTGAACTGCCTGGTGAGAACCTGCCGATCCCGACGGCATGGGACGCGTTGCCTGTTCCCGATGAGGTCGTGGATGCGCTTCACCGCGCGGGCGCGCCTGTTCAGGTGCGGGCCTGGCTGCAACGTGCACGTCCTGACGTGCTCGATCAGCGCCTCGACGCGAACGACCAGTTGCAGCAGATCACGCCGCTGGTCGAACAGGCATTCGGCTACGGCGTGACCGAAAAGACAGACCAGGGTGTCTATGTCGCGGCAGGACTGCTTTACGGGCGGCAGTACGACGATCATCCGGCATTGCAGGCCGTGCTTGCGCAGTTCCGTGGCGGGAAGACGGCATTGATCGATGCCTATGCAGCGTTGGGTGATGGCGTCTGGAACGAGGTCGCGGCCACTGCCCGGCAGCGTGCGGCAGAAGTTGCGGCCGAGGCACATCAGGCGAAGCTGCGGGAATACGGCCACGCCACCATGCGGGTCAGGATCGTAAACGACACCCCAAGTCACAAACGGAAGATCGAGATTGAATCGACGAGAGATCTCTTTACGACCAGCGCGAGCCTTGGCGATATCGACCCGAACGGGTTCGAGCCGACCCGGCGCATCGTCGCGGCTGCGCGGATGCCGGTTCCAGGAACACGCGTCACAGTGAAATGGATTGGCCCGATGGGAGAGAACTCGGACGATGCCTTGGTGGCGGGAGAACTGCCCCGCGCCGAAGGCGAAGGGCTGGCGGTCGTGACGTTCGCACGCGACTGGCGGGTCTACGTTCGCATGTATGCCGAGGAACCAAAGCCGAAGGCACGGCAGTGGTAA
- a CDS encoding type VI secretion system Vgr family protein has protein sequence MNSRDPLARPGINVHQYYSLDIPSSASAALADVYAFEGTRGMGEPTKYTIQFTHPQRDLPRTNFILKPASFVIQPPPATRWHTPEDARRVQGVITGFSLVASNHEQTMYEVTLESRLALLRNSPRTRFFLNESEPEVIEKILRENGFDKVLADFVFDLYRTYRKRPIITQWQEDDLAFITRLCRRIGIWFVCETGKHCETVRFGDDFTHYVHDRERLTVPYQEPNGLHTVGRESVQSLTMKTKTVPAKFTVRSYSPEQPNNLRMDGTKAIRDDRTTYGEAYTWGRDLDDEQDAAREALLRQEAALAEQVVYTGECDLLDMAPSCVLRLSNRALPEVKHGLLVVSMKCSASLKQGYKVEFTAIPSDRIYRMPLKEETWPRIQGVVTGKVASTQGYVGPYLDGEGRYIVSIHADADGRTPGLESCPVRLAKPFAGQGQTGFHFALEPDTIVLVGFLWGDPDRPYISQVLHTAHHTDPVVMGYPWATRHTIHTRSNNTLQMEDREGKEHIKLATEHGKTQLNLGYAVDRNNADRGEGYELRTDLKGHLRAGGGMLVSTDAQPVARGHLTDMEPATEQFHLTQAQAQELADAARAAHAEVADVKAENAWLKDELAGLKQAVIALSAPKGIGMATPDRMLFSAGKDVSVTASSGFNVSAMKHVVIAAGEVLSLFAHRCGIKLFAARGKVQIQAQSDEISIASEQDTTITSSKGRVVIEAKKELLFKCGGSYFRMTANGIEDATRGDRKWRAAAFDRSGPASLPGDLPVLPTPAAMECAQRASRAGVPFARM, from the coding sequence TTGAATTCGCGCGATCCGCTGGCACGTCCCGGCATAAACGTCCACCAGTATTACTCTCTCGACATACCCTCTTCCGCCAGTGCTGCGCTCGCTGATGTCTATGCGTTCGAAGGCACGCGAGGCATGGGCGAGCCGACGAAGTACACGATCCAGTTCACGCATCCGCAACGCGACCTGCCGCGCACCAATTTCATCCTGAAACCGGCGTCGTTCGTCATCCAGCCGCCGCCCGCGACCCGCTGGCACACGCCGGAAGACGCGCGCCGCGTTCAAGGCGTGATTACCGGATTTTCCCTCGTTGCGAGTAATCACGAACAGACGATGTACGAGGTAACGCTCGAATCACGCCTCGCACTGCTGCGCAATTCGCCGCGTACCCGCTTCTTTCTGAACGAGAGTGAGCCGGAAGTTATCGAAAAGATTCTCAGGGAGAACGGTTTTGACAAGGTTCTGGCCGACTTCGTATTCGATCTTTATCGCACCTATCGCAAGCGGCCCATCATCACGCAATGGCAGGAAGACGATCTCGCGTTCATTACGCGTCTTTGCAGGCGCATCGGTATCTGGTTCGTCTGCGAGACCGGCAAGCACTGTGAAACGGTCCGGTTCGGGGACGACTTCACGCATTACGTCCACGACCGCGAACGCCTCACTGTGCCGTATCAGGAGCCCAACGGCCTGCATACGGTTGGGCGGGAGTCCGTGCAGTCGCTCACGATGAAGACGAAGACGGTGCCGGCGAAATTCACGGTGCGCAGCTACAGCCCCGAGCAGCCGAACAACCTGCGCATGGACGGCACGAAGGCGATCCGCGACGACCGGACCACGTATGGTGAAGCGTACACGTGGGGCCGCGATCTGGACGACGAGCAGGATGCTGCGCGCGAAGCCCTGCTGCGACAGGAAGCGGCGCTGGCGGAACAGGTGGTCTACACGGGAGAGTGTGATCTGCTGGACATGGCGCCCTCATGCGTGTTGAGGTTGTCGAACCGTGCCCTGCCGGAAGTGAAGCACGGCCTGCTGGTGGTGAGCATGAAGTGCAGTGCCTCACTCAAGCAGGGCTACAAGGTGGAATTCACTGCCATCCCGAGCGACCGCATTTACCGCATGCCGCTAAAGGAAGAGACATGGCCGCGCATCCAGGGCGTTGTGACCGGCAAGGTTGCATCGACCCAAGGCTACGTTGGTCCCTATCTCGATGGAGAGGGGCGCTACATCGTCAGCATTCACGCAGACGCAGACGGCAGGACGCCCGGACTGGAGAGTTGTCCGGTGCGCCTCGCGAAGCCTTTCGCGGGCCAGGGACAGACGGGTTTCCACTTTGCCCTTGAGCCGGACACCATCGTGCTCGTGGGTTTCCTGTGGGGCGATCCCGACCGGCCATACATATCCCAGGTGCTGCACACGGCACATCATACGGACCCGGTTGTAATGGGTTATCCGTGGGCGACGCGGCACACCATCCATACGCGGTCCAACAACACCTTGCAGATGGAGGACCGCGAAGGCAAGGAGCATATCAAGCTCGCCACCGAGCACGGCAAGACGCAACTGAATCTCGGCTACGCGGTGGACCGGAACAACGCGGACCGGGGCGAGGGGTACGAGCTTCGCACGGACCTGAAGGGACACCTGCGCGCAGGCGGCGGGATGCTGGTTTCGACGGATGCCCAGCCGGTTGCACGGGGGCACCTGACCGACATGGAACCCGCGACGGAGCAGTTCCATCTCACGCAGGCCCAGGCGCAGGAACTGGCCGACGCGGCCCGCGCCGCACATGCGGAAGTCGCAGACGTGAAGGCAGAAAACGCGTGGCTGAAGGACGAACTGGCAGGCCTGAAGCAGGCCGTGATTGCACTGTCCGCGCCCAAAGGCATCGGCATGGCGACGCCGGATCGCATGCTGTTTTCTGCGGGCAAGGATGTGAGCGTCACGGCATCCTCGGGATTCAACGTCAGCGCGATGAAGCACGTTGTGATTGCCGCAGGCGAAGTTCTGTCGCTGTTCGCGCACAGGTGCGGCATCAAGCTGTTCGCCGCGCGCGGCAAGGTGCAGATTCAGGCGCAGAGCGATGAAATCAGCATCGCGTCGGAACAGGATACGACCATCACGAGTTCGAAAGGGCGCGTGGTCATCGAGGCTAAAAAGGAGTTGTTGTTCAAGTGCGGCGGCTCCTACTTCCGCATGACCGCGAACGGCATCGAGGACGCCACACGGGGGGATCGAAAATGGCGTGCTGCCGCCTTCGACCGTAGCGGACCGGCGAGCCTGCCAGGCGACCTGCCGGTGCTTCCCACGCCCGCCGCGATGGAATGCGCGCAGCGCGCGAGTCGCGCTGGCGTGCCGTTCGCGCGTATGTAA